From one Plasmodium knowlesi strain H genome assembly, chromosome: 11 genomic stretch:
- a CDS encoding regulator of chromosome condensation, putative — protein sequence MPNLFKIKKSKEENVSQPKLVTKAIISSDFIKRLPKYEDKRTIIYYWGKRVINENDDTPEHLPTIYTELCNVKIKEISCNKSCALFLSNTGNMYSFGKGLHGELGQGNLIVYSIQPTLIESVNHIKQIACGYNHSLCLSNDNILYTWGHGNYNGLKCNMDKYEPTILNIIDYGDVIETTLNALSHLITDYEKCEKKKKICTQIYAKYNQSIAVCDSNSSMYIWGETYNNYLKYVPTFFYKFECNKIKQIAMGKNFGILLLLNGELYGWGDGTYGELCRRSFDDEGGCYFIYPEPLILRDANNKKLPNINKVSAGARHVLLITEDEHVWSFGDKISGQCGISGFQNIVTTPKFVELHENNQKAKKVFCGERHSACINKFNQLYMWGHSAHHKLIFTASSDFLLNQNVQPGISIQSGLKQKFNKATLIYSMLHQKVTNAYLGDDFTIVVVGGETCEHTKQGDQYSDKTFYSVQEESAYVST from the coding sequence ATGCCAAACTTgttcaaaataaaaaagtcgaaagaagaaaacgtgTCGCAGCCGAAGCTAGTGACAAAAGCCATCATCTCGTCAGATTTCATTAAAAGACTACCGAAATATGAAGACAAAAGGACCATTATTTACTACTGGGGGAAGAGAGTGATCAACGAGAACGACGACACGCCTGAGCATTTGCCAACGATATACACCGAGCTCTGTAACgtgaaaattaaagaaattaGTTGCAACAAATCATGTGCGCTATTTTTGAGCAACACAGGAAATATGTACTCCTTTGGAAAGGGGTTACATGGAGAGTTAGGACAAGGAAATTTAATCGTCTACAGTATCCAACCAACTCTAATCGAATCGGTCAATCACATCAAGCAAATAGCCTGTGGATATAATCACTCCCTCTGTTTGTCTAACGACAATATTCTCTACACATGGGGTCATGGAAATTATAATGGCTTAAAGTGTAACATGGATAAATACGAACCAACCATTTTGAATATAATTGATTATGGTGATGTGATTGAAACTACATTGAACGCCCTGTCACATTTAATTACTGATTACGAAAAgtgtgaaaagaaaaaaaaaatttgcacacaAATTTATGCAAAATATAACCAAAGTATAGCTGTATGTGATTCTAATAGTTCCATGTACATATGGGGAGAAACGTACAATAATTATTTGAAATATGTTCCCACCTTTTTCTACAAATTTGAGTGTAACAAAATTAAGCAAATAGCCATGGGGAAAAATTTCGgcattttgcttcttctgaATGGAGAATTGTACGGATGGGGAGATGGCACATATGGAGAGCTATGCAGACGATCCTTTGATGATGAGGGTGGCTGCTATTTTatataccctgaacccctgaTCCTAAGGGACGCTAACAATAAAAAGTTGCCGAATATAAATAAAGTAAGTGCAGGAGCTAGACATGTGCTCCTAATAACAGAAGATGAACATGTGTGGTCCTTTGGTGATAAAATTTCAGGCCAGTGTGGGATTTCGGGTTTTCAAAATATTGTAACTACACCAAAATTTGTGGAGTTACATGAAAATAATCAAAAGGCCAAAAAGGTTTTCTGTGGAGAAAGGCACTCGGCTTGTATCAACAAGTTTAATCAACTCTACATGTGGGGCCATTCAGCGCATCACAAATTAATCTTTACTGCCAGTTCGGATTTTCTATTAAACCAGAATGTCCAGCCAGGAATTTCCATTCAGTCGGGGCTCAAGCAAAAGTTTAACAAAGCTACCTTAATTTATTCTATGCTGCACCAGAAGGTTACCAATGCTTATTTGGGTGATGACTTCACCATTGTAGTTGTCGGAGGAGAGACGTGCGAACATACCAAGCAAGGTGATCAGTACTCTGATAAGACATTTTACTCCGTACAGGAGGAAAGCGCCTACGTGTCGACGTAG